Proteins co-encoded in one Desulfobacterales bacterium genomic window:
- a CDS encoding helix-turn-helix domain-containing protein, whose translation MDLHLLDEKQVAEELRIKVQTLRNWRHLGKGPAYLKLGSRAIRYRKEDCEAFAFQRRIDPNGQSAA comes from the coding sequence ATGGACCTACATCTACTTGACGAAAAGCAAGTCGCCGAAGAATTACGTATAAAAGTTCAAACCCTTCGAAATTGGCGGCACCTGGGAAAAGGACCGGCTTATTTGAAACTCGGCAGTCGAGCGATTCGTTACAGAAAAGAGGACTGCGAAGCATTCGCATTTCAACGTCGAATCGATCCGAACGGCCAGTCAGCAGCCTAA
- a CDS encoding phage/plasmid primase, P4 family — protein MHIANEAESQLKLNWQSVFDAMKKVLTDRRIVLDREPKFDGNIERYPVDGRKRGNRDAWFVGHIDDYPVLYGGIHGGEDFKYSPLNGSRQCSPEEKRRMDERIAEAKRKRAEELKAQHSQAAKEARAEFEAAIPATDDHPYLIKKQVKAHGIRLDSDGRLLIPVTSESGEIRSLQRIYANGEKRFLSGGEVKGNYFTINGNGPPIICEGYSTGATLFECTGRSVFVAFNAGNLEPVALKIRKQYPSAEILIAADNDQWKPEIGNVGVKKAKVAASVINARVAIPEFKDVSSEPTDFNDLLTLEGADEVIRQLSPQSEQEEDTEDFDQTVTRAELSALIEQCADFDELITGIAEKVSTSGLPATQILSLRKYIVKRSKELNPNGGVSVSSLEADAKEFKHIKAEKDFQHLQAARAVIAMVGAENLIHDGVFTWKYNGHGLWVQADDREIKKSVHKISESEELTKTIVGSILDLFKTEIYKSGHVFDVDRRTINCPNGELHYVDHDWVLKPHCRENYRTTQIATAYDPAAKAPRFLRYLQEVFRDDSDRVNKTALVLECIGYSLLSSCEYEKFFILSGSGANGKSKLMNAVQSLVGVKNICAVQPSQFDNKFQRAHLHHRLVNLVTEIAQGAEIPDAQLKAIVSGELTTAEHKHKNPFDFRPYVTCWFGTNHMPHTRDFSDALFRRAIIIPFNRIFQEEEQDKQLDKKLADEAPGILSLALEGLTTLFERGSFIETQECLAAKKAWRYECDQAAQFVDECCLLGPGLSVLSADLYVAYQKWATDSGVRRTLGRNSFSSRVIRLGAEAGKGTAGARMLYGVGLK, from the coding sequence ATGCATATCGCAAATGAAGCAGAAAGTCAATTAAAACTTAATTGGCAAAGTGTTTTCGACGCCATGAAAAAGGTGCTGACCGACCGGCGAATCGTTCTTGACCGCGAACCGAAATTCGATGGCAATATTGAACGATATCCGGTTGATGGCAGAAAACGCGGGAACCGTGACGCGTGGTTTGTCGGGCACATAGACGATTATCCCGTCCTTTACGGCGGAATTCATGGTGGAGAAGACTTTAAGTATTCGCCACTGAACGGCAGCCGTCAATGCTCGCCAGAAGAAAAACGCCGAATGGACGAGCGCATAGCAGAAGCAAAACGGAAGCGAGCCGAAGAACTTAAAGCGCAACACAGCCAGGCCGCAAAAGAAGCACGGGCCGAATTCGAAGCGGCAATACCGGCAACGGATGATCACCCCTACCTCATTAAAAAACAAGTCAAGGCGCACGGTATCCGGCTGGACAGCGACGGGCGGTTACTTATACCCGTTACGAGCGAATCGGGCGAAATTCGAAGCCTACAGCGCATTTACGCCAATGGAGAAAAGCGGTTTCTATCTGGTGGCGAAGTAAAAGGCAATTACTTCACCATAAATGGGAACGGACCGCCCATCATCTGCGAGGGATATTCAACGGGCGCAACGCTCTTTGAATGTACCGGGCGAAGCGTGTTTGTCGCTTTCAATGCCGGAAACCTTGAACCGGTTGCGCTGAAAATCCGCAAGCAATACCCGAGCGCCGAAATTCTGATAGCTGCCGACAATGACCAATGGAAACCCGAAATCGGCAACGTCGGCGTCAAAAAAGCGAAAGTGGCCGCGTCTGTTATAAATGCGCGGGTCGCGATTCCTGAATTTAAAGACGTTTCGAGCGAACCGACCGACTTCAACGACCTGCTTACGCTGGAAGGTGCCGACGAAGTTATCCGGCAATTATCGCCACAAAGCGAGCAGGAAGAAGACACGGAAGACTTTGACCAAACAGTAACGCGGGCGGAACTATCCGCGTTAATTGAACAATGTGCGGATTTTGACGAGCTTATCACCGGAATAGCGGAAAAGGTTAGCACCAGCGGGCTTCCCGCTACGCAAATATTATCACTGCGAAAATACATTGTAAAGCGATCGAAAGAATTAAATCCGAATGGTGGCGTTTCCGTTTCTTCGCTTGAAGCAGACGCCAAAGAGTTTAAACACATAAAGGCCGAAAAGGATTTTCAACACTTACAGGCAGCACGCGCGGTTATTGCCATGGTTGGCGCAGAAAACCTTATCCATGACGGCGTGTTTACCTGGAAGTATAACGGCCACGGTTTGTGGGTACAAGCTGATGATCGTGAGATAAAGAAAAGCGTTCACAAAATATCTGAATCCGAAGAATTGACGAAGACCATCGTCGGTTCAATTCTCGACCTTTTCAAAACAGAAATTTATAAAAGCGGACATGTTTTTGATGTGGATCGGCGGACAATAAACTGCCCCAACGGTGAGCTGCATTACGTTGATCACGATTGGGTTTTAAAGCCACATTGCCGAGAAAATTATCGCACAACGCAGATTGCAACGGCCTATGATCCGGCGGCAAAAGCGCCCCGGTTTTTAAGGTATCTCCAAGAAGTATTCCGCGATGATTCCGACCGGGTAAACAAGACAGCTCTGGTTTTGGAGTGCATCGGATACAGCTTGCTATCAAGCTGCGAGTACGAAAAGTTTTTCATTTTGAGCGGATCAGGCGCAAACGGTAAATCGAAGTTGATGAACGCGGTTCAGTCGCTTGTCGGAGTGAAGAATATATGCGCGGTACAACCGTCACAGTTTGACAATAAGTTTCAGAGGGCGCACCTGCACCACAGGCTGGTAAATTTGGTGACCGAAATAGCGCAAGGAGCCGAAATCCCCGACGCACAATTGAAAGCTATCGTTTCCGGGGAACTCACAACGGCCGAGCATAAACACAAGAATCCCTTTGATTTCAGACCTTACGTGACATGTTGGTTTGGTACGAACCATATGCCACACACAAGGGATTTTTCCGATGCGCTGTTTCGCAGGGCAATTATTATTCCATTCAATCGCATTTTTCAGGAAGAAGAGCAAGACAAGCAGCTTGACAAAAAATTAGCAGATGAGGCTCCAGGTATTCTTTCCTTAGCGCTTGAGGGCCTCACAACATTGTTTGAGCGGGGCAGCTTTATTGAAACGCAAGAGTGCTTGGCCGCCAAAAAGGCATGGCGTTACGAGTGCGACCAGGCGGCGCAGTTTGTTGACGAATGCTGCTTGCTCGGGCCGGGCTTATCGGTTTTAAGCGCGGACTTATATGTCGCTTATCAAAAGTGGGCCACGGATTCAGGCGTCCGGCGAACGCTTGGCAGGAATTCTTTCTCCAGTCGGGTTATCCGGTTGGGGGCCGAGGCCGGAAAAGGAACCGCCGGGGCTCGAATGCTCTATGGCGTCGGGCTAAAATGA